In Candidatus Hydrogenedentota bacterium, one DNA window encodes the following:
- a CDS encoding ferredoxin — translation MSEGHGIDRRDFMRGAAAAAFVGGAYAAVGDKGEEMVWQLDPNKCTQCGRCSTHCVLNPSAVKCMNQFNICGYCDLCFGYLQPGSRGRDTGAENELCPTAAIKRTYIEDPYYEYVIEEEKCIGCAKCVKACLVFGNASFYLQIRQDICINCNECSIAKACPSDSFKRVPKLQPYIYLTGDVSTTKSQPSSDPNPPQTTLGPRSENS, via the coding sequence ATGAGTGAAGGACACGGAATCGATCGGCGCGACTTCATGCGAGGCGCCGCAGCCGCTGCATTCGTCGGTGGAGCCTACGCGGCCGTTGGCGACAAGGGCGAGGAAATGGTCTGGCAGTTAGACCCGAACAAGTGTACGCAGTGCGGCCGCTGTTCCACGCACTGCGTGCTGAATCCCTCTGCCGTGAAGTGCATGAATCAGTTCAACATTTGCGGATATTGCGACCTTTGCTTTGGATATCTGCAGCCGGGGTCGAGAGGCCGCGACACGGGGGCGGAGAACGAGCTGTGCCCGACCGCGGCCATCAAGCGGACCTACATCGAAGACCCGTACTACGAATACGTAATTGAAGAAGAGAAGTGCATTGGATGCGCGAAGTGCGTGAAGGCGTGTCTGGTCTTTGGCAATGCCTCGTTCTACCTGCAAATCCGCCAGGACATCTGCATCAACTGCAATGAGTGTTCGATAGCAAAGGCCTGTCCGTCCGATTCGTTCAAGCGCGTGCCGAAGTTACAGCCGTACATCTATCTGACGGGCGACGTAAGCACGACAAAGTCGCAGCCGTCGTCCGACCCCAATCCACCGCAAACTACACTGGGTCCGCGTAGTGAAAACAGTTAG
- a CDS encoding 4Fe-4S binding protein, whose amino-acid sequence MKTVRSLLVVGLFLLPAMLSVAAEMRFPPPDFQTDYKIPDLNSPAPVSSNGTRDAIILFIALSVTTWMVFKARSRRGLFIISIFSLAYFGFYRTGCICPVGSTQNVMAAVFLPDVGVSVAVLSFFVMPLLFSLFFGRVFCASVCPLGAIQELVAIAPIRISPALDRTLGLGRYVYLGLAVLGVATGSGFFICRWDPFVGIYRMGHSFGMLLAGGAILTLGIFVARPYCRFLCPYGIMLGWMSRFSKWHLDIPPSPCVKCRLCENSCPYNAINMPIPSHLVGDPEAGKRRIRRLVYVSPLIIAVGATLGYLSYEPLSRMHPKVALSERIAAENIGKLTTDTLETRTFRAGKQTVDELNAQAVQIREYFKTGGAWFGGFLALIICLKLIGLSTAPKRDIYTPNKETCFSCGRCYPYCPVEPLPKRS is encoded by the coding sequence GTGAAAACAGTTAGGTCATTATTGGTCGTAGGACTGTTTCTTCTGCCCGCGATGCTGAGCGTCGCGGCAGAGATGCGCTTTCCGCCGCCGGACTTTCAGACGGACTACAAGATCCCCGATCTGAACTCGCCGGCTCCGGTGAGCAGCAACGGGACCCGGGACGCGATCATATTATTCATCGCGTTGTCGGTGACAACGTGGATGGTGTTCAAAGCGCGGTCACGGCGGGGCCTGTTCATTATCAGTATCTTCTCGCTGGCCTATTTCGGTTTTTATCGCACGGGGTGTATCTGCCCCGTGGGGTCCACGCAAAACGTGATGGCTGCCGTGTTTTTGCCCGACGTGGGTGTATCGGTTGCGGTGCTTTCGTTCTTCGTGATGCCGCTGCTGTTCTCGTTATTCTTTGGCCGGGTGTTTTGCGCGTCGGTGTGTCCGCTGGGAGCAATTCAAGAGTTGGTGGCGATAGCACCGATACGTATTTCACCTGCGCTGGACCGCACGCTGGGCTTGGGTCGGTACGTCTACTTGGGTCTCGCTGTGCTGGGCGTTGCCACCGGTTCGGGGTTCTTCATCTGCCGTTGGGATCCGTTTGTCGGGATCTACCGAATGGGGCATAGCTTTGGGATGCTCCTCGCGGGTGGCGCGATTCTGACGTTGGGGATTTTTGTGGCTCGGCCGTATTGCCGGTTCTTGTGTCCCTACGGGATCATGCTGGGATGGATGTCGCGCTTTTCCAAGTGGCACCTCGATATTCCGCCATCGCCGTGTGTGAAATGCAGGTTGTGCGAGAATTCGTGTCCTTACAATGCGATCAACATGCCGATCCCATCGCATCTTGTGGGCGATCCGGAAGCCGGGAAGCGGAGAATCCGCAGACTGGTGTATGTTTCGCCGCTGATCATTGCGGTTGGCGCGACGCTGGGATACCTTTCCTACGAGCCTCTTTCGCGGATGCATCCAAAGGTGGCGCTGAGCGAGCGTATTGCCGCCGAGAACATTGGAAAGCTGACGACGGATACGCTGGAAACACGAACGTTTCGCGCGGGCAAGCAGACCGTCGATGAATTGAACGCACAAGCGGTACAGATTCGCGAGTACTTTAAGACCGGCGGCGCGTGGTTTGGCGGGTTTCTCGCGCTGATTATCTGTCTGAAGTTGATCGGTCTTTCCACCGCGCCGAAGCGCGACATCTATACGCCCAACAAAGAGACCTGTTTCAGTTGCGGGCGCTGTTACCCGTACTGTCCAGTTGAACCCTTACCGAAACGAAGTTGA
- a CDS encoding PQQ-binding-like beta-propeller repeat protein, which translates to MLEKKEFETNDFLWRLSSAVAVVSGLFSLIVFLLLIFNYVQIRNIDPIDNLLITQMRQEYASLPEKDDALAQRIRDLDLLNRKAFFTSQHHLRTGAVLLFIGVSIFMISFKGAFRWKRELPKLDETPTADKEFLAFAQSRQLITWAGVGILALGMASALLTESLVMKNANASVAPEGGDAAKAGDGKEPIQVAKAEIALPTWDSMEKNWPSFRGPGSLATAHFTTAPVDWDIATGSGVRWKVEIPLPGANSPVIWENKLFVSGADKDKREIYCFDINEGKVLWSKTVEDLPGGSQAPPKVSEDTGYAAPSMVAHGGRVFAIFAEGDLVAYDLDGNRLWGINVGVPQNHYGHSSSLLAYDKFLYVQLDQKVDPKLMALDVATGKQLWMAKRSTISWASPILAQTDFGPQLILNSEETVDAYDPITGTQLWSQVCLSGEVAPSPCYKNGIVFAANEYAVATAIQLEKPGDAIEPKVLWEYDEYLPEVASPVGDGERFYFGTSGGTLVCLNAKTGEKLWSEDMSDGFYSSPVLVGDRIYVADTGGKMYIVKASSTFELIATRDMGEQVFATPAFMDGRMYVRTQKHLYCIEQKANA; encoded by the coding sequence ATGCTGGAAAAGAAAGAATTCGAGACCAACGATTTTTTGTGGCGGTTGTCAAGTGCGGTAGCCGTAGTATCGGGGTTGTTTTCTCTGATCGTATTTCTACTGCTCATTTTCAACTACGTGCAGATTCGAAACATTGACCCGATCGACAATCTGTTGATAACGCAGATGCGCCAGGAATACGCGTCGCTTCCCGAGAAAGACGATGCGTTGGCGCAGCGCATCCGCGATCTCGACTTGTTGAATCGCAAAGCGTTCTTCACGAGCCAGCATCATCTGCGTACCGGGGCCGTTTTGCTATTCATCGGTGTTTCAATATTCATGATCTCCTTCAAGGGAGCGTTTCGCTGGAAGCGCGAGCTGCCCAAGCTGGACGAAACGCCGACTGCGGACAAGGAATTTCTCGCGTTTGCACAGTCACGGCAATTGATAACGTGGGCCGGGGTAGGGATCTTGGCGTTAGGCATGGCTTCCGCGCTGCTGACGGAAAGCCTCGTGATGAAGAACGCGAACGCTAGCGTTGCGCCAGAGGGAGGCGATGCCGCGAAAGCGGGCGATGGAAAAGAACCTATACAAGTCGCGAAAGCGGAGATCGCGCTTCCTACGTGGGATTCGATGGAAAAGAACTGGCCGAGTTTCCGGGGACCAGGCTCGTTGGCGACAGCGCATTTCACGACGGCGCCGGTGGATTGGGACATAGCGACGGGGAGCGGGGTGCGTTGGAAAGTGGAGATACCGCTGCCTGGCGCAAATTCGCCGGTGATCTGGGAAAACAAGTTGTTTGTATCGGGTGCGGACAAGGACAAGCGGGAGATCTACTGCTTCGATATCAACGAGGGAAAGGTTCTGTGGTCGAAGACGGTTGAGGATCTGCCGGGCGGATCGCAAGCGCCGCCGAAAGTGAGCGAAGACACGGGTTACGCCGCGCCGAGCATGGTCGCTCATGGCGGACGTGTGTTCGCAATCTTCGCCGAAGGGGACTTGGTCGCGTACGACCTTGATGGGAACCGTTTATGGGGAATCAACGTCGGCGTGCCGCAGAACCACTATGGACATTCGTCGTCGTTGTTGGCGTACGACAAGTTCTTGTACGTGCAGCTCGATCAGAAGGTCGATCCGAAGCTGATGGCGCTTGATGTGGCCACCGGGAAGCAGTTGTGGATGGCGAAGCGCTCAACGATTTCGTGGGCCTCGCCGATTCTTGCACAGACGGATTTTGGCCCGCAACTTATACTGAATTCCGAGGAGACGGTGGACGCGTATGACCCGATTACGGGCACACAGTTGTGGAGTCAGGTATGTCTGAGCGGAGAAGTCGCGCCGTCTCCGTGTTACAAGAACGGGATTGTCTTCGCGGCGAACGAATACGCGGTCGCTACTGCGATCCAACTGGAGAAGCCAGGCGACGCGATAGAACCGAAGGTGCTCTGGGAGTATGACGAGTACTTGCCGGAAGTTGCGAGCCCCGTGGGTGATGGAGAGCGCTTTTACTTCGGCACGAGCGGAGGGACGCTGGTCTGTCTCAACGCAAAGACCGGAGAGAAACTCTGGTCAGAAGATATGTCGGACGGATTCTATTCCTCGCCGGTGTTGGTGGGCGACCGCATCTACGTAGCGGATACCGGGGGGAAGATGTACATCGTCAAGGCGAGTTCCACGTTTGAATTGATCGCTACGCGCGATATGGGCGAACAGGTATTTGCGACTCCCGCGTTTATGGACGGGCGCATGTACGTGCGTACACAGAAACACTTGTATTGTATAGAGCAGAAGGCCAATGCATGA
- the nuoE gene encoding NADH-quinone oxidoreductase subunit NuoE, with amino-acid sequence MHETATIAADIELAEIDRIVEENGRGPEAVIPILQAIQSKYRYLPTPALMRVCELTEITPASIEGVATFYSQFRRDPVGKHVVSLCDGTACHVKGAEDVHEAMNLELGMEKGKDTDPDGRYTIRKVACLGCCSLAPAMQIDGVTYAHVSSETIPSVLLDFEKRQAEESRQNGEKKREVKETGAEIRIGLDSCCVASGTDRIELAIQRALAEIESDVPIKHVSCVHMCHSVPVIEVIEPNKKPTLYTKVKEEDVSAIVARHFKPRNPFRWVQSSLLRWTEHLYGGVDDGEILERHEGEIREDVVSTFLGGQYHIATEHRGDLNPGDLGEYLRRGGFMAVEKCLFGKANGRALMTFHRGNGHGEPPSGTPWTQQQIIDEITASGLRGRGGAGFPTGKKLQFVHDAPGDKKYIICNGDEGDPGAFMDRMILESYSYRVLEGMIIASLAVGADEGYLYIRAEYPLATKRMRSSILECEAAGLLGDNILGSGKSLRLHVKEGAGAFVCGEETALIASLEGKRGMPTIRPPYPAQCGLHGCPTLINNTETLSMIPWIVRNGASKFAALGTERSKGTKVFSLAGKIRHGGLIEVPMGITINEIVNGIGGGIANGRKFKAILVGGPSGGCIPASMGDTPVDYEALSQAGAMMGSGGMVVLDDSDCIVEMCRYFLSFTQHESCGKCSPCRIGTMRLKEMLTRLTMGKGQASDLDLLEQLSRVVKDQSLCGLGKTAPNPVLTALKYFKEEFEAHVKGYCPAGKCKALIDYWVEDNCIGCTKCAQVCPVDCIDTAPFKMHFIQLDTCTRCDACLVACPVDAIKAGSRTKEQREKALCPQ; translated from the coding sequence ATGCATGAGACAGCCACGATAGCGGCGGACATCGAACTCGCCGAGATTGACCGGATCGTAGAGGAGAACGGACGCGGACCGGAAGCTGTGATTCCGATTCTTCAGGCGATTCAGTCGAAGTATCGCTACTTGCCGACGCCCGCGCTGATGCGCGTATGCGAACTGACGGAGATTACACCGGCCAGTATCGAAGGCGTCGCGACGTTCTACTCGCAATTCCGCCGAGACCCGGTCGGCAAGCACGTTGTCAGCCTGTGCGACGGAACCGCGTGTCACGTCAAGGGCGCGGAAGACGTGCACGAAGCGATGAATCTTGAGCTGGGCATGGAGAAGGGGAAGGACACCGACCCGGACGGAAGATACACAATTCGCAAGGTCGCGTGCCTGGGATGCTGCTCGCTTGCGCCCGCGATGCAGATCGACGGGGTAACGTATGCCCATGTGAGTTCGGAGACGATTCCCAGTGTCCTGCTCGATTTCGAGAAGAGGCAGGCGGAAGAGTCGCGCCAGAACGGCGAAAAGAAGCGCGAGGTTAAAGAGACCGGAGCGGAGATCCGGATCGGTTTGGACTCCTGCTGCGTGGCGAGCGGAACCGATCGCATCGAGTTGGCCATTCAGCGCGCGCTGGCAGAAATCGAATCGGACGTACCGATTAAGCACGTGAGCTGTGTGCATATGTGCCATTCGGTGCCTGTTATCGAAGTAATCGAGCCGAACAAGAAGCCGACACTGTACACGAAGGTTAAAGAAGAAGATGTGTCCGCGATTGTCGCGCGGCACTTCAAGCCGCGCAATCCCTTCCGTTGGGTGCAATCATCATTACTGCGATGGACAGAGCACCTGTACGGCGGCGTGGACGACGGTGAAATACTCGAACGTCACGAAGGTGAAATTCGGGAAGACGTGGTCTCCACTTTCTTGGGTGGACAGTATCACATTGCGACGGAACACCGAGGAGATCTAAATCCTGGCGATCTGGGTGAGTACTTGCGCCGGGGCGGGTTTATGGCGGTGGAGAAGTGTCTGTTCGGAAAAGCGAACGGACGTGCTTTGATGACGTTCCATCGCGGGAACGGTCATGGCGAGCCTCCATCCGGAACTCCGTGGACCCAGCAGCAGATCATCGATGAGATTACGGCAAGTGGTTTGCGCGGTCGCGGCGGAGCAGGTTTCCCCACGGGCAAAAAGCTTCAGTTTGTGCATGACGCTCCGGGCGACAAGAAGTACATCATCTGCAACGGGGACGAAGGCGATCCTGGCGCGTTCATGGACCGGATGATTTTGGAGTCGTACTCCTACCGAGTGCTTGAAGGGATGATCATTGCGTCGCTTGCCGTGGGCGCAGATGAAGGGTATCTGTACATTCGCGCCGAGTATCCACTGGCGACGAAACGCATGCGCAGTTCCATTCTCGAATGCGAGGCAGCGGGGCTGTTGGGAGACAACATCCTGGGAAGCGGGAAGTCACTCCGGCTGCATGTGAAGGAAGGCGCCGGCGCGTTCGTCTGCGGAGAAGAGACGGCGCTGATCGCGTCGCTGGAAGGCAAGCGGGGAATGCCGACGATACGGCCGCCGTATCCGGCGCAGTGCGGGCTGCACGGGTGTCCCACGCTAATCAACAACACCGAAACGCTTTCGATGATCCCGTGGATTGTTCGCAATGGAGCGTCGAAGTTTGCCGCGTTGGGCACCGAACGCAGCAAGGGGACCAAAGTCTTCTCGCTGGCGGGCAAGATCCGGCATGGCGGACTAATCGAAGTGCCAATGGGGATCACCATCAATGAGATCGTGAACGGCATTGGCGGTGGAATTGCCAACGGACGGAAGTTTAAGGCAATCCTCGTGGGCGGGCCTTCGGGCGGTTGCATCCCCGCATCGATGGGCGATACGCCCGTAGACTACGAGGCCCTGTCGCAAGCGGGAGCTATGATGGGGTCCGGAGGCATGGTCGTCTTGGACGACTCGGACTGTATCGTCGAAATGTGCCGTTACTTCCTGTCGTTCACGCAACATGAGTCGTGCGGGAAGTGTTCGCCGTGCCGCATTGGAACGATGCGACTGAAAGAGATGCTCACGCGCCTGACCATGGGAAAGGGACAGGCCAGCGATTTGGACTTGTTGGAGCAGTTGAGTCGCGTGGTGAAGGACCAGAGCCTGTGCGGTCTCGGCAAGACGGCTCCAAATCCGGTGCTTACCGCATTGAAGTATTTCAAGGAAGAGTTCGAGGCGCACGTGAAGGGGTACTGCCCCGCGGGCAAGTGCAAAGCCCTGATTGACTACTGGGTCGAGGACAACTGCATTGGGTGCACGAAGTGTGCGCAGGTGTGTCCGGTCGACTGCATCGATACAGCGCCGTTCAAAATGCACTTCATTCAATTGGATACGTGTACGCGATGCGACGCGTGCCTGGTTGCGTGCCCGGTGGACGCGATCAAGGCGGGTTCGCGCACGAAAGAGCAACGGGAGAAGGCTCTGTGCCCACAATAG
- a CDS encoding FAD-dependent oxidoreductase: MPTIVINNRSIEVAPGTTILQAARSLEIDIPTLCYWEGVRAMNSCMLCVVRNTKTGQLLPSCSSLVQDGMTVETDTGDVCSSRKEVLELIISEHIGDCEAPCTHTCPASMNIPVMMRQIYEGDFDAAAYTVTNGLVFPGTLGHVCPAPCENPCRRKSYDQTMEIRFLHRNVAEKARKENPELLECPPDTGRRIAIVGGGMAGMAAAWVLRKRGHAVVLFEKEAVAGGKLRKLTEEELPKEVLDAEIENVRRLGVEFRYGQEVNGELADIQAEFDAVILACNGVGKPGGKIFEAKEHKLNVRAVGNGKTAAVWVDKYLNSIEGPAEPELFESKIGKMEKFELENLRVHNENKESMPVATIDGPRVDLRKEAGRCLHCDCRKRVSCGLRKWSSFYGAEKRKYNTTEERDFRIIGKGNVMFEPGKCIRCGLCVAIAEKHGEDIGLAFIGRGFDLEIRVPFDHSFDEALVKSAEECVAACPTAAISFRNKEDIVGCHTTTWIEL, translated from the coding sequence GTGCCCACAATAGTCATCAATAACCGCAGCATTGAGGTAGCCCCCGGCACCACCATCCTTCAGGCGGCGCGCTCGCTGGAAATCGATATCCCCACGCTGTGTTATTGGGAAGGCGTGCGCGCGATGAACTCGTGCATGTTGTGCGTGGTGCGGAACACGAAGACCGGGCAGTTGCTGCCTTCCTGTTCGTCGTTGGTTCAGGACGGCATGACGGTCGAGACCGACACGGGAGACGTTTGCTCTTCGCGCAAGGAAGTGCTGGAACTCATCATCAGTGAACACATCGGCGACTGTGAGGCTCCTTGCACGCACACGTGCCCCGCTTCGATGAACATTCCGGTGATGATGCGGCAAATCTACGAAGGCGATTTCGATGCCGCGGCATACACGGTCACCAACGGACTCGTGTTTCCGGGCACGCTCGGACACGTGTGCCCGGCCCCGTGCGAAAACCCGTGCAGGCGCAAATCGTACGACCAGACCATGGAAATACGTTTCCTTCACAGGAATGTTGCGGAGAAGGCGCGTAAAGAGAATCCCGAGTTGTTGGAGTGTCCGCCGGATACAGGGCGGCGGATTGCAATCGTCGGTGGTGGCATGGCGGGGATGGCGGCGGCGTGGGTGCTCCGTAAAAGGGGCCACGCCGTGGTGCTCTTCGAGAAGGAGGCTGTGGCGGGCGGCAAGTTGCGCAAGCTCACGGAAGAAGAGTTGCCGAAAGAAGTGCTCGACGCCGAGATTGAGAATGTGCGGCGCCTGGGTGTGGAGTTCCGCTACGGGCAGGAAGTGAATGGCGAGTTGGCCGACATTCAGGCGGAATTCGACGCGGTAATACTCGCGTGTAACGGCGTTGGCAAGCCGGGCGGGAAGATATTCGAGGCGAAGGAGCACAAGCTGAATGTACGCGCGGTTGGCAATGGAAAGACCGCGGCGGTTTGGGTGGACAAGTATCTGAACAGTATCGAGGGCCCCGCCGAACCGGAGTTGTTCGAGAGCAAGATCGGAAAGATGGAGAAGTTCGAGCTCGAGAATTTGCGGGTGCACAACGAAAACAAAGAATCCATGCCGGTTGCCACTATCGACGGACCGCGTGTCGATTTGCGGAAGGAAGCGGGACGTTGCCTGCACTGCGATTGCCGGAAGCGCGTGTCGTGCGGACTACGGAAATGGTCCTCTTTCTACGGCGCAGAGAAGCGCAAGTACAACACCACCGAGGAGCGCGATTTCCGAATCATCGGCAAAGGGAATGTGATGTTCGAGCCGGGCAAGTGCATCCGCTGCGGTCTATGCGTGGCGATTGCCGAAAAGCACGGCGAGGATATCGGTCTCGCGTTCATCGGGCGCGGATTCGACCTGGAGATTCGCGTACCGTTCGATCACAGCTTCGACGAAGCGCTGGTGAAATCTGCCGAAGAATGCGTAGCCGCATGTCCGACGGCTGCTATTTCATTCCGCAACAAGGAAGACATCGTAGGCTGTCACACCACGACGTGGATCGAGCTTTGA